GTTTGGGCGCAACCGTAGGCATCGTGGGGCCAACGACAACGTCATATTTTTCAAAAATCCTGTCGAAATCTTTTTTAATCAAGGCCCTAACTTTTTGGGCTTTAAGGTAATAGGCGTCGTAATAACCCGCTGAAAGGGCATAAGTTCCCAGCATAATCCTCCTCTTAACTTCATCACCCAGTCCATTTGCTCTCGTTTCTAAATACGTGTCCAACAAGTTTTCTGCTTTTTTTGACGATAGACCATACCTCATCCCATCATATCTTGCCAGATTTGCCGAAACTTCAGACGACACAATTATATAATAAGTCGCGATCGCATAATCAATCATCGGCAAACTTACCTGATCAACATGAGCACCGAGTAATTCAAGTTTGGCAATTGCGGCCTGCACCAAATTATTCACTTGGCTGTCCAGACCTTCAGTAAAAAATTCTTTAGGCACAGCCACTTTTAAACCAGCTATCGGCTTTTTCAGATTGGCGGTGTAGTCCGGCAACTCACGATACGAGCTGTTCGGCATTGAGCTCACGACCGAAATGCTGGTTGAATCAGCTTGGTCATGTCCGGCAATGGTGTTAAGTACAATTGCCACATCTTCAACTGTTTTGGTGATCGGCCCGATTTGATCAAGGCTTGAAGCCATAGCAATTAAGCCGTGACGTGAAACCAGTCCGTAGGTCGGCTTAAGGCCCACAACGCCGCACCAAGCGGCTGGAGCACGGATAGAACCGCCTGTATCAGAGCCGAGGGCATAAACCGCAAGGCCTGCGGCAACCGCCGCCCCGGATCCGCTTGATGAGCCGCCGGCAACACGCATATTGTCGTGAGGATTCAGTGTGGGTCCAAAAGCGGATTTCTCCCCTGTCGCACCCATGGCAAATTCATCAAGATTCGTCTTACCAAGAAAAACCGCTCCGGCATTTTTTAACTTCGTTATGACTGTTGCATCATAGGGCGCAATGTAATTTTCTAAAATTCTTGACGCCGCTGTGCATTTTTCTCCTTCAATTAAGATATTATCCTTAACCGCGCATGGTATTCCAGTTAAAGGAGACACAAGAGTCCGAAATTTAGAATCTGGGAGAGGGTCAAAAATTGAAAGATACGCGTTGAATTTTGGGTTTTCTTTCTTGGCAAGTTTTTGATACTCTGCAGTAATTTCCTCAACCGAAAACTCACCCCTTTTCAAACCCTCATTGATAGATTTAATTGTGTAATCACTAATATTCACTAGGTATTGATTTTACCCCGTTATAAGTTTAATTCGTGCCACATTATCCTACTTCCCGCGATTACTTATAACGGAATGAACTTTAACAAAATTGCCCTTGCTGTCCGGGGCCATTTCAACAAGTTTTACAGCTTTAGCCACTTGATCTTCCAACGACTTTTTCATTGATTCACCCAGCACCACTTTGGGTAGCCACAAAGTGGTGCTGGGTTCATCTTTCCGTAAAACATTCTCAAGCCCAGCGTTTTGGGTAACCAACCGTGCATCATCTGTGTTAACTTCTTTTAACTTATCAATATAACTCAAAATCGCCCCAAGCTCTTCGGCTATTTTTTGCTTTTCTTTCTCGGCCAATTTGATCCTTGCTAAACTAGCCACATGCTCTATTTCTTTTTTGGAAATTTCAGCCATGGTATTACTGTAACATATTTAAGAATTCTTTTTCAGATAATATCTTGACGCCAAGTTTTTTGGCACGATCATATTTACTGCCCGGCTCCGCACCGGCAATAACATAGTTCGTTTCCTTGGAAACCAATGACGAAACATCACCGTTGTTTTCACGCGTCATCTCCTCCGCCTGTTCGCGTGATAATGTATCAAGCGTACCGGTAAATACAAAGGTTAGACCCTTTAATTTTGACGATTTTTGAGTCGATTCTTGTTTGAGGATATGCAAGCCGGTTTTCTTAAATTTTGCCAAAAGATTTTGATTATAATTGCTACGAAACCAATCATATATGCTTCTGGCAACCACATTGCCAATATCTTTGATGCTGTTTAATTCGTCCGCATTTGCTTTTTCCAATTTTTCCAAGACGCCAAATTTACGCGCAAGGTCAACTGCTGTTTCCGAGCCAACGTGCGGAATTCCCAAAGCAAAAATAAACCTGTCCAGCGAAACCTTCTTGCGCGCTTGGATTGCGTCAACCGTATTTTGGGCTGATTTTTCAGCAAAACGTTCAAGATTTAAAAGATCGGCTTTGGTAAGCGTGTAGAGGTCGGCGATATCCTTAATAAGTCCAGAATCCATTAGTTGATCTATAATTTTCGGACCAACACCATCTATGTTCATGGCATTCTTTGAAACAAAATGATAGATCGCCTCACGCTTAATGGCCGGACAATTTTTATTTATGCACTTGTGCGCAGCTTCACCAGTAACACGCTTAACGGGCCCACCACAAACCGGGCATTTTGCCGGAAAATGGAAAATCTTCTCTCGGCCATCACGGAGCTCTTTGAGAACTTTTTTGATGTCTGGTATAACATCGCCGGCCCGGCCGACTATCACAGTATCCCCAATGCGCACGTCCAACCGCCTGATTTCATCTTCGTTGTGAAGTGTCGCACGGCTCACGGTGGTACCACCGATTTCCACGGGTTCAAGCACGGCCACTGGAGTCAGAACACCGGTACGCCCTACGCTAACGATAATATCTCTAACTTTGGTTGTTGACTCTTTTGGCGAAAATTTATAAGCAATGGCGGCACGCGGCGCCTTACCGACAGATCCCAGTTTTCCGAACTTTTTGTTGTCATTTACTATCACCACGATGCCGTCAATTTCGTAATTCAGACTCTCGCGGTGCTTTTCCCAATAATCTCTAAACTCCTGTACCTCCTCAAGGTTGCGGCAAAACTTATTGTGAGGATTGGTCTTGAAACCAAGTTTATGCAAGATCTTATGCTCATCTTCGTGCACTTTTTGGCCCAAGTTACTTACCAACGAGTAGGCGTATGAATCAAGCCGCCGCGAAGCGGTAACGGCTGGGTTAAGCTGACGCACAGAACCTGCCGCGAGATTGCGCGGATTAGCGTAAACAGCAACACCCGACCTTTTTTGCTCCTTGTTTACTTCTTCAAATTCTTTTTTGCCTATAAATACCTCGCCGCGAACAATTAGGGCAGGTTTTAGGTTATAGGTTTTAGGTTTTAGTGAAAGAGGGATGGCTTCAACTGTTTTAAGGTTTTGTGTTACGTTTTCTCCCACGGTGCCATCACCACGAGTTGAGCCTATTTTTAACATGCCATCTTCATAAATTAACTCGATCGCCAAACCGTCTATTTTTAACTCACAATAAAATCCGCCCTCCACCGCGTGCGGATCTAATCTCTTGAGCCTGTCCAGCCAGTCCTCCATATCCTGACGGTTAAAAGCGTCATTAAACGAGAACATCCTGGCCGGATGGATAAATTTTTCAAATTTGCCAAGGGGTTTTCCGGCAACACGTTGAGTTGGCGAATCCGCGGTAACTAAATCCGGGAATTGCTGTTCAAGATCAAAAAGTTCTTTTTTGAGAGAATCCTCGGCTGATTCTTCGATAATCGGCTTATCCAAAACAAGCCGGTGGTAGCGGTACTTGTTAATCAGCGTCTTGAGTTTCTCAATCCTTTTTTTAGCCTCTGTTTTATGCATTTCTTCTCTAAAATCAACTTAAAATTATCACATTTTAGAGTAAAACAAAAGCCCGGATATTGTCCTGGGGCTTTTAATTTTTACGGCGTTTTGCTTCTATTTTCTAGATTCTAGATTCTATTTGGGGCTCACCTCTTTCCAAATTGGAATAGGACGTTCAACACCAACAGGCTTTGTGAGAGAACAAGAAAAGCCGTCTTTATCGGTAGCCGTCTCGGTAACATTGTATATTCCTTGACTTATATAAGCATGGGTTGGATTCTGAATGGTAGACGATCCCCCATCTCCAAAAACCCAGCTCCAGCCACGCTGTCCTTGACTGCTACCGTCAAAAAACTGGGTCAGATCGGAGAACTGAATCTGTTGATCAATCACCGGTTTGGCCGGTAACCATGAAAAATTCACGCTGGGATAAGCATGTTTTGGAGTTTTCCAAGATTGGGATTGCGTCCAGCCGGAAACTGCATCTTGAGAATCCCAAACTCGGACTCTTGATTTATAAGTAACGCCAAACTGCAACGGACTGGCAAAATATGAAGTTCCACTGGAACTAACTTTGCCGGAATCAATTTCAGGGTTCTGGAATGAGCCCTGATCATCAACTTGAACTTGATAGGCAGATTGCGTATCGCCATCAGGATCAGAATAAATCCAGTTAATAATGGCAGCCGGACCTGAAACACAGTAATCCGGCTCGGCAACGGTAACCGAGGTAACAGACGGAGAAGAATTGGGCGGTGGGACAGAGGAGGTGTAAATGGTAAAAATAATCCGGCCTCCGCTTTCCATGACTTGGCTTACAGGTCCGTCATTCGAAGTAGAAGAACAAGAACCTTGTGAAAAATTATTAGGATCGTTCCCCTCAACTGGGTAGCCGCCGATGCAGCTTTGGGCAGAAATCGAAGAAACCGTTTCACCCGCTGCTGGAGTATAGGTCAGGGTATATGTCGCACCGGCTCCCAACATGCCATAATAAAAAGAGTTTAAGGTATTAGAACTAGCTGGGGGCAAATTACCAGAAACAGGCGTGATAGTATAAGTTCCATCCAAAGAACTTTGATTTGACATCACTTTTATTCTGGTATTCCTAAAATGAGCTATAAATGAGTCGGAATCCGTGCCTACGCAGCTATCTTTACCCGGGCTACTGCCGACACATTGAAAAGCACTCCATGCGTCATTCTGTATATTATTTCCTTCCGGGTCAGTAAAACCAAACACTGCCGCCCAATCGTAACCAACGCCCAAAGGTGGCTGTGGCGAAGTAAAATAAGCAGACCAATTATTCCTCATGAGAGGACGCCAAAAACCGCTTGGGATTATTTCCCTGTGCCAGTCGGAATATGGAACAGCATAATTATAAGTAAAGGAAACACCACTAAAAGAAAACTCCCCAGCCCCATTATCCATCAGTGAATCAAAAGTTACTCCGACATGAGCTTCAACTGAAAACGTCGCGGAAGCGGAAGATGAACTTGTCGGAGCCACGTTGCAAGCATTCAGTGGCGGTTCAACATCGGTAAAGTTTACGGTTTGAGTCCAATTGCCCATGTCCCCAGGCGTCCATCCGCTGGCGGCCACCCAAAGAGTGCCGTCAGAACCCACCGGCGCATTTCCCAAATAACAATTTTCAATAACAGGGACGCCGTTTAGTGTAGAACTCCACAAAACGTAATGGTTGGGAGGACCGCCTGTAATGCCATACTGGGTCTGGTCTCCACCGGTAGTATAAATAGCCCACGGATGGTCCGTCTCGCTAAAAAAAGTGTCGGTACAGCAATTTATGTGCAATAGCGTAGGAAGGGTTGAGGCAACCCTGACCGTTGCCACTGTTGAAGCAAAACCACCGCCCCCCTGAACTGTATAAGTAAATTCGTAAGTATAACTTGCTTGGCAATCGGCAATCTGACTGGGTGGAATACTTCCCGAAGTTCCGGAAATATCCGGAAACGAACCGCTGATAGTACCGCAAGCATCTTGCGAAATATTATCACCAGAGGCGTTTTTTATCTGAAGCTGGGTACTGCCCGAATCCGCATCGGTAGAATCCCATTCATATTCAACGTAGGTATTGACATTAACTAGAATATCAGTTGAATCGTTGACGGTAAGAGTAGCAGTTGGCGGTGGTGTTGGCGTAGGAGTCGGGGTGGGCGTGGGAGTGGGGGTGGGTGTGGGGGTTGGGGTCGGCGCCGGAAAAGCCTGAATCGTTACAGGGCCATAATCCACTCGGTTGTCCCAGTTAGCGTCATGAGTTACCAAAGTAACATCATAATATTGATTAACTTCAGTTAAAAACTCGCTATATATAGAACTGTTTGGTGGATATTCGTAAGAGTCCAATATCCCAACACCGGTTTTAGAATACCAATAATACAATTGCCCCACCCAACCGTCCGATAATCCATTTGTATCGCCCGTAACCGAGGTTATGCAATCATTTTCACCGGGTGGCACGGTGCAATTTCCGCCAACAAGCGACGTGGCACTGGCAAAATGAGGTGTAATAAAAAATATCAGCGCAGAAACAGCTAGAAATAAAATTAAACCGTGATTTTTAAAATTATTCATTGGCCGTATAAATTAAAGTTACCAGAATTTGGTCAATTATTTCTCTTTTTTGGACGATTACCGTAATCTGCGCGTTTTTATTCGGCAAAGAATTGACCTGCAAAATTTTTGATACTATCGGGGCGTTATTGGAACGCGAAGATTCCTCGGTAAAACTGATGCCATGTTCGTTAAAATAATTTTTGTATATCTTCAAGGCTTCATCCATACTTTTGGCCGTTTCATAAACGATCGTATACTGCTTATCAACGGGCCCCGGACGGTATACGTAAAAATTACTAAGCAGATTCTCTTTTTCTAAAGGAAAATCCTCAAAAAAGGAAGGAATCTTGTCTAACTTAATGGGAACCGCATATTGTTTGTCTGGCTTATTATAAAACAAAAAAAACCAGACCAAGGTGCTGGCAATAACAGCTAATAAAATTATTATGAAACTTTTTCTATTTTTGAGCATTGAAAATCAAAAAATCAAATAATCTATTGTTTAATTATAACTTTGTAAAATCAGGACAGCAACCAAATCTTATCAACACAGATGTAATTTAAAATAAAAACAAACCCCCGCTACATGCCGGGGGCGCCGATAAAAATCGGCTGAAAGTTGCTGTTGTTTACTCTGATATACGCTGTCTTACCCTCAAGTTCAGGCAAAACAGGTAACCGGGCATTGATCTGCCCTGCCGAAGTGTACAAAATTTCTGCTTCGGCATAACTCGCTCCATTAACGGTCAGTTGGACGCGCGTACTACCGATTTCTTCGGGAAGATTATTCCCGTAGATTTCAATAATACTGCCGGATTGTGTTTGGCGTTCATGGGTCGCATTGTCTATCACGCCCCCGACGTTTATGCGGGGCAATCTGTCACCCAGAATCTCTTTCATAAATGCTCCTTGCTGGGTCATATTGCCGGAGCCGTCATAATCACCGAAAAAACCCAGCCAACCCTCATCGGTGTTGTACAGGTTCCATTTCACCGCCAAGACGATATCGGAATTTTCTGAAATGGCATCGTATGCGTATCTCAACAGGTCCGCCTCATAGGTGTAATGGATTCCAAATTCACCAATGAACAACTTCTCGGCTATCCCATTGGCTTTGATGAAATCCAGAATCTTACCTGCATCATTCTTAACTCGCAAGTAAACATCAAGTGGAGTAGTTCCCGTGCCGGATCGCCACATAGATTGCCAGCTTGAAAAACTTACCAGATCGACTACCAAACCACGCTGAGCCATTTGCCACAACACGGATTTTTCCAGCTGGTTGTTCAGAAGTCCAACAACATTTGCCGTCTCAACGGCATTGAAAAACTTCACGGAACTCCCTGCTTCTCCGGCTCTTTCCCTGCCCCGCAAGACACCACGCTGTCTTGCTTCAATGTAATCCAGATAGCTCTGCCACTGCACGGTCTTGTTGATGTCGGGATCCAAAGAGCTGATATTGATTTGGAGGCTGTTCTCAACCTCCCAGTCCTTGATTATTATGTTTTTGGTCTGGCCGTTGCAAACGGTCGCAACGTATAAAACCAGATCCGCAAATTCCGCCGACACTATTTCTAGAAGTTGACTCCTCAACACTGGATCCTGTGGCAGATTTCTGAACATGGTTGGGTATGTCGCCCAATCAAACGCCGTTATCACGACTGTTGAAAAGCCAGGATCGCACAGCACTGCCGTGTAATCCGAACGGCGAGCCCTTAGGGTCAGGCTTGATGTTTCAAATCTTTCGCCAAGCTTGTAGTCCGAGTAGGGCGAAAGAACAATGTTGATAACCCGCGAGCCGCTCTCTTTGACACGCTCTGCGCCATCAAGAAGTGGCTCATTGGCTACTGCAAGATGCACGCCGCCCCAGTGGTAGATCCCCAGGCGGTCTCTGATGTCGCTCGGGGTTTCCATTTGGGCCACAGCAGAGAGTACGCCGAAAACTGATAAGAAAACAACCAAAAAAACTGTCCTTTTTTTCATGTTTTGCTCCTTGTAAAAGATCAGATTCTATGTATATATATTAACATATTTTCACTAAAAAGTAAATACGACTCGTATCTAGCCGTAATGATTCATCAAAAAGCCTTATTTTATGGCTTTTTCTTACACTGCTTAATCAAATATTTACCTCAAGAGACCTGGTCACACCTTCATAGGTGCCTATTGATTTAATCGGGAGCGTTGAGCAATCGGCGGGTATAAATAGCGCATTGGTATTGCCATTAATAAAGGTTGCGCCATTACTTAAAACTGGCATTTCCGCCGAACCAATACGGTTAACATACAAGCACCACTCCACCCCGCTTTCCGCGGCATATAACGCCCCGGATGATCTTTTTATGTCGCTTGCGGTTCTTATTTTAGGAATGAAAATTGCAGAGAGTGTTAAGGTCATGGATAAAAATATGCTCATCAAAAGCACAACCAAAATAACGGCTACCCCTTCTTGATTAGATTTTATATTTTGGGTTTTAGGTTTTAGATTAAAAACCATAATTTAAGGCTGCGGGTTTTAGGGAATTAATTATTACCTATTACTCATTAACTAATTCGAAAGAAATCTCTGCGACAGCGTGGTTTGAATATCAATTGTTGATTGCTGTTTGGTTTTTACGCTCTTAAGGCCGGCGATTATGGTTACCCGTGGCTGTTTTAGATCATCAATCGCTGTACCGGAAACACAAAACCTAAAATTGGTAAATTCAACCGTACTGGAATTCATTACACTATCAGTGCCATTCACATTGCGATGAATCGCATTA
This sequence is a window from Candidatus Yanofskybacteria bacterium. Protein-coding genes within it:
- the gatA gene encoding Asp-tRNA(Asn)/Glu-tRNA(Gln) amidotransferase subunit GatA is translated as MNISDYTIKSINEGLKRGEFSVEEITAEYQKLAKKENPKFNAYLSIFDPLPDSKFRTLVSPLTGIPCAVKDNILIEGEKCTAASRILENYIAPYDATVITKLKNAGAVFLGKTNLDEFAMGATGEKSAFGPTLNPHDNMRVAGGSSSGSGAAVAAGLAVYALGSDTGGSIRAPAAWCGVVGLKPTYGLVSRHGLIAMASSLDQIGPITKTVEDVAIVLNTIAGHDQADSTSISVVSSMPNSSYRELPDYTANLKKPIAGLKVAVPKEFFTEGLDSQVNNLVQAAIAKLELLGAHVDQVSLPMIDYAIATYYIIVSSEVSANLARYDGMRYGLSSKKAENLLDTYLETRANGLGDEVKRRIMLGTYALSAGYYDAYYLKAQKVRALIKKDFDRIFEKYDVVVGPTMPTVAPKLNELDNPLSAYLADIYTSPINLAGLPAVSLPCGFAEVVNKKLPVGFQIVAKHFDEARLLQVAFQLEESLK
- the ligA gene encoding NAD-dependent DNA ligase LigA, translated to MHKTEAKKRIEKLKTLINKYRYHRLVLDKPIIEESAEDSLKKELFDLEQQFPDLVTADSPTQRVAGKPLGKFEKFIHPARMFSFNDAFNRQDMEDWLDRLKRLDPHAVEGGFYCELKIDGLAIELIYEDGMLKIGSTRGDGTVGENVTQNLKTVEAIPLSLKPKTYNLKPALIVRGEVFIGKKEFEEVNKEQKRSGVAVYANPRNLAAGSVRQLNPAVTASRRLDSYAYSLVSNLGQKVHEDEHKILHKLGFKTNPHNKFCRNLEEVQEFRDYWEKHRESLNYEIDGIVVIVNDNKKFGKLGSVGKAPRAAIAYKFSPKESTTKVRDIIVSVGRTGVLTPVAVLEPVEIGGTTVSRATLHNEDEIRRLDVRIGDTVIVGRAGDVIPDIKKVLKELRDGREKIFHFPAKCPVCGGPVKRVTGEAAHKCINKNCPAIKREAIYHFVSKNAMNIDGVGPKIIDQLMDSGLIKDIADLYTLTKADLLNLERFAEKSAQNTVDAIQARKKVSLDRFIFALGIPHVGSETAVDLARKFGVLEKLEKANADELNSIKDIGNVVARSIYDWFRSNYNQNLLAKFKKTGLHILKQESTQKSSKLKGLTFVFTGTLDTLSREQAEEMTRENNGDVSSLVSKETNYVIAGAEPGSKYDRAKKLGVKILSEKEFLNMLQ
- the gatC gene encoding Asp-tRNA(Asn)/Glu-tRNA(Gln) amidotransferase subunit GatC; the encoded protein is MAEISKKEIEHVASLARIKLAEKEKQKIAEELGAILSYIDKLKEVNTDDARLVTQNAGLENVLRKDEPSTTLWLPKVVLGESMKKSLEDQVAKAVKLVEMAPDSKGNFVKVHSVISNRGK
- a CDS encoding PKD domain-containing protein, encoding MNNFKNHGLILFLAVSALIFFITPHFASATSLVGGNCTVPPGENDCITSVTGDTNGLSDGWVGQLYYWYSKTGVGILDSYEYPPNSSIYSEFLTEVNQYYDVTLVTHDANWDNRVDYGPVTIQAFPAPTPTPTPTPTPTPTPTPTPTPPPTATLTVNDSTDILVNVNTYVEYEWDSTDADSGSTQLQIKNASGDNISQDACGTISGSFPDISGTSGSIPPSQIADCQASYTYEFTYTVQGGGGFASTVATVRVASTLPTLLHINCCTDTFFSETDHPWAIYTTGGDQTQYGITGGPPNHYVLWSSTLNGVPVIENCYLGNAPVGSDGTLWVAASGWTPGDMGNWTQTVNFTDVEPPLNACNVAPTSSSSASATFSVEAHVGVTFDSLMDNGAGEFSFSGVSFTYNYAVPYSDWHREIIPSGFWRPLMRNNWSAYFTSPQPPLGVGYDWAAVFGFTDPEGNNIQNDAWSAFQCVGSSPGKDSCVGTDSDSFIAHFRNTRIKVMSNQSSLDGTYTITPVSGNLPPASSNTLNSFYYGMLGAGATYTLTYTPAAGETVSSISAQSCIGGYPVEGNDPNNFSQGSCSSTSNDGPVSQVMESGGRIIFTIYTSSVPPPNSSPSVTSVTVAEPDYCVSGPAAIINWIYSDPDGDTQSAYQVQVDDQGSFQNPEIDSGKVSSSGTSYFASPLQFGVTYKSRVRVWDSQDAVSGWTQSQSWKTPKHAYPSVNFSWLPAKPVIDQQIQFSDLTQFFDGSSQGQRGWSWVFGDGGSSTIQNPTHAYISQGIYNVTETATDKDGFSCSLTKPVGVERPIPIWKEVSPK